One window from the genome of Aliidongia dinghuensis encodes:
- a CDS encoding ABC transporter substrate-binding protein — protein sequence MTEKIEEPKGLVIGRRELMLGATGLAATRLAMPYIGRAEAAEPIKIGMIWAKTGQIVDQAEYLAQGGMLALEQRGSMLLGRPAEIVWLDEPNPQGAQQSAERLVGEHKVVGMVGGALSSFALAISSVAKKSKVPYIAANAAAGEITGKSCNRYTFRLQPPVDVHTRVLAPYCAAIGKKWYLLTASYAFGQDIKRAFNDYIVANGGTVVGADEVPVGTPDYSSFILKIRAAKPDVVIGGISAGDLTTFLKQWNELGMKGKIPFAEISVGNTDLWGVGPDAADGLYTITWWYKNPNNPPEEQAMAAAYEKKYNRPAADKTWMGWLGMKSLLDAIEMAKSTDPAAIVKALESWKVKRGDLDVGYRPFDHQMINRLLVAGIHPKITDKWDYFDVKAELPKTLADIEQAFGSEANSACKMDSI from the coding sequence ATGACGGAGAAGATTGAAGAGCCGAAAGGCCTGGTGATCGGCCGACGTGAGCTGATGCTGGGCGCGACCGGCCTCGCCGCCACCCGCCTTGCCATGCCCTATATCGGCCGGGCGGAAGCTGCCGAGCCGATCAAGATCGGCATGATCTGGGCCAAGACAGGACAGATCGTCGACCAGGCGGAGTATCTGGCCCAGGGTGGCATGCTGGCGCTGGAGCAGCGCGGCAGCATGCTCTTGGGCCGGCCGGCGGAGATCGTCTGGCTCGACGAGCCCAATCCGCAGGGTGCCCAGCAGAGTGCCGAGCGGCTGGTCGGCGAGCACAAGGTCGTGGGCATGGTAGGTGGTGCCCTCTCCTCCTTCGCGCTCGCGATCTCGTCGGTCGCGAAGAAGTCCAAGGTGCCCTATATCGCCGCCAATGCAGCGGCTGGCGAAATCACCGGCAAGTCCTGCAACCGCTACACCTTCCGCCTGCAGCCGCCGGTCGACGTGCATACCCGCGTGCTCGCCCCCTATTGCGCGGCAATCGGCAAGAAATGGTATCTGCTGACGGCGTCCTACGCTTTCGGCCAGGACATCAAGCGGGCGTTCAACGACTATATCGTCGCCAACGGCGGCACGGTCGTCGGCGCCGACGAAGTGCCGGTCGGGACACCCGACTACAGCTCGTTCATCCTGAAGATCCGCGCGGCGAAGCCCGACGTCGTGATCGGCGGCATCTCGGCCGGCGACCTCACGACGTTCCTCAAGCAATGGAACGAGCTCGGCATGAAGGGCAAGATCCCGTTCGCCGAGATCTCGGTCGGCAATACCGACCTCTGGGGCGTCGGCCCCGACGCGGCCGACGGGCTCTACACCATCACCTGGTGGTACAAGAACCCGAACAATCCGCCGGAAGAACAGGCAATGGCGGCGGCCTACGAGAAGAAATACAACCGGCCGGCCGCCGACAAGACCTGGATGGGCTGGCTCGGCATGAAGTCGCTGCTGGACGCGATCGAGATGGCAAAGTCGACCGACCCTGCCGCGATCGTGAAGGCGCTCGAGAGCTGGAAGGTCAAGCGCGGCGATCTCGACGTCGGCTACCGGCCGTTCGATCACCAGATGATCAACCGGCTGCTCGTCGCCGGCATCCATCCGAAGATCACCGACAAGTGGGACTATTTCGACGTGAAGGCCGAGCTGCCGAAGACGCTCGCCGACATCGAGCAGGCGTTCGGCTCTGAGGCCAACAGCGCCTGCAAGATGGATTCGATCTAG
- a CDS encoding Gfo/Idh/MocA family protein, with amino-acid sequence MSELTIAVIGAGAIGRAHIETIGRIDACRLAGIAEPAAEGRALAERLGVPWSSDAAQLLDHVRPDAAIIATPNATHRAMALACIERGIPAIVEKPIASTLEDAAAIAAASDEARVPILVGHHRRYNPIIRQAHEMIAGGALGRLTNASVLYTFVKPPEYFDLAWRRTAGGGPILINLIHEIDLIRHLCGEIATVQALTSNAIRGFEVEDTVAVLLRLVNGALVTVSLSDSAATPWSWDLASGESPNYPPQPVPVQTHFIAGTEGSLALPTLEHWRYDGTKSWFTPITRETVAFTRGDPYMEQLHHLCRVVRNEDAPLIPAADGMLTLRATMAVHEAARTQRMVALD; translated from the coding sequence ATGTCCGAACTCACCATTGCGGTCATCGGGGCCGGGGCCATCGGCCGCGCGCACATTGAAACGATCGGTCGCATAGACGCCTGCAGGCTCGCCGGAATCGCGGAGCCGGCGGCGGAGGGGCGGGCGCTTGCCGAGCGCCTGGGCGTGCCCTGGAGCAGTGATGCCGCCCAACTGCTGGATCACGTGCGGCCGGACGCGGCGATCATCGCCACGCCGAACGCCACGCACCGCGCGATGGCGCTCGCGTGCATCGAGCGGGGCATTCCGGCGATCGTGGAGAAGCCGATCGCCAGCACGCTCGAAGACGCGGCAGCGATTGCCGCCGCCTCCGATGAGGCCCGTGTGCCGATCCTGGTCGGGCATCACCGGCGCTACAATCCGATCATTCGGCAGGCACACGAGATGATTGCCGGCGGCGCTCTTGGTCGGCTGACCAACGCGTCCGTGCTCTACACCTTCGTGAAGCCGCCGGAATATTTCGACCTCGCCTGGCGGCGGACCGCGGGCGGCGGGCCCATCCTGATCAATCTCATCCACGAGATCGATCTCATCCGCCACCTGTGCGGCGAGATCGCGACGGTCCAGGCGCTCACCTCGAACGCCATCCGCGGCTTCGAGGTCGAGGACACGGTGGCGGTGCTGCTGCGGCTCGTGAACGGTGCGCTCGTGACGGTAAGCCTGAGCGACAGTGCTGCGACACCCTGGAGTTGGGATCTTGCGTCGGGCGAAAGCCCCAATTACCCGCCGCAACCGGTGCCGGTGCAGACGCATTTCATTGCGGGCACCGAGGGATCGCTGGCGCTGCCGACGCTCGAGCACTGGCGCTACGACGGAACGAAGAGCTGGTTCACGCCGATCACTCGGGAAACGGTCGCCTTCACGCGGGGCGATCCTTATATGGAGCAACTCCACCATCTCTGCCGGGTCGTGCGCAACGAAGATGCCCCGCTCATCCCTGCGGCGGACGGCATGCTGACCTTGCGCGCCACGATGGCGGTCCACGAGGCGGCACGAACCCAGCGAATGGTGGCTCTCGACTAG
- a CDS encoding IclR family transcriptional regulator has translation MPYGALTNRSPTNQPPTDPSPAEASGGPSGLLERTLGVLELLANNAHGMLLFEIADTLHIPRSATHRVLASLVEHGYVRQERQQGAYQLTAKIASLAFTFLSGSGISDFAQPILDQLAREVGELVRLGMIDGKELVWVAKAQGSPHGLRYDPDMGQAGRLSCSASGHAWLSCLPEAEAIALIERQGLGSRREYGPRAPETMEAVLRYLRKARKRGFGLVMQTYSRGTNAIAAPIRHPNTGEVTGTVAIAGPEFRLTEERMLEFAERLLNAAEELALATIASPGLYGPGGRSKVTIYDDREA, from the coding sequence ATGCCGTACGGAGCCCTTACCAACCGATCGCCGACCAACCAACCGCCTACCGACCCGTCGCCGGCGGAAGCCAGTGGCGGTCCGAGCGGCCTGCTCGAGCGGACGCTGGGCGTGCTCGAGCTTCTGGCCAACAATGCGCACGGCATGCTGCTGTTCGAGATCGCGGACACGCTGCATATCCCGCGTAGCGCCACCCATCGGGTGCTCGCCAGCCTCGTCGAGCACGGCTATGTGCGGCAGGAGCGCCAGCAGGGCGCCTACCAGCTGACCGCGAAGATCGCTTCGCTCGCCTTCACCTTCCTCAGCGGCAGCGGCATTTCCGATTTTGCCCAGCCGATCCTCGACCAGCTCGCCCGCGAAGTGGGCGAGCTGGTGCGCCTCGGCATGATCGACGGCAAGGAGTTGGTCTGGGTGGCCAAAGCGCAGGGCTCGCCGCACGGGCTGCGCTACGACCCGGACATGGGGCAGGCCGGGCGGCTGTCCTGCTCGGCCAGCGGGCATGCCTGGCTCTCCTGCCTGCCCGAGGCCGAGGCGATCGCGCTCATCGAACGCCAGGGGCTGGGCTCGCGCCGGGAATACGGGCCGCGCGCGCCGGAAACGATGGAGGCGGTGCTGCGCTATCTGCGCAAGGCACGCAAGCGCGGCTTCGGCCTGGTCATGCAGACCTATTCGCGGGGTACCAACGCGATCGCAGCACCGATCCGCCACCCCAACACCGGCGAGGTGACCGGCACGGTCGCCATCGCCGGGCCGGAATTCCGCCTGACCGAAGAGCGCATGCTGGAATTCGCCGAGCGGCTGCTCAATGCGGCTGAGGAGCTGGCTTTGGCGACGATCGCGTCGCCCGGCCTCTACGGCCCGGGCGGCCGGTCGAAGGTGACGATCTACGACGACCGCGAGGCCTGA
- a CDS encoding NAD-dependent epimerase/dehydratase family protein: MRILVTGGSGFMGAAIVRRLAARGDDIRIFDRNCDPALVRDIAGAAVADRVDWRQGDIAAPRDVQAAAEGCDGIVHLAGVLTPACQADPVLGAQVNLLGTLHVFGVAEALGIRRIVYTSSAGVYGPGDGRRPYPVTHYGAFKLACEGSARAYWHDAGLPSVGFRPYIVYGPGRETGLTAGPSLACLAAARGEAYDIPYSGAAGLVHVDDVAAAYEAALDRTPDGAHVFNLVGEVASNEAVVAAIRAVVPDAAIGIRGPVLPFASDVEEGELRQVLGDLPQMSLREGIRRTVEYYQQRAR; this comes from the coding sequence ATGCGGATATTGGTGACGGGCGGCAGCGGCTTTATGGGCGCCGCGATCGTGCGCCGACTGGCGGCGCGCGGTGACGATATCCGTATCTTCGATCGCAATTGCGATCCGGCGCTCGTCCGCGACATCGCCGGCGCTGCGGTCGCCGACAGGGTCGACTGGCGCCAGGGCGACATCGCGGCGCCGCGGGACGTTCAGGCCGCGGCCGAAGGGTGCGACGGCATTGTGCATCTGGCCGGCGTGCTGACGCCGGCGTGTCAGGCCGACCCGGTGCTCGGCGCCCAGGTGAACCTGCTCGGCACGCTGCACGTGTTCGGCGTGGCTGAGGCGCTTGGCATCCGGCGGATCGTCTATACCAGCAGCGCCGGGGTCTACGGGCCGGGCGACGGCCGGCGTCCGTATCCGGTCACCCATTACGGCGCCTTCAAGCTCGCCTGCGAAGGCAGCGCCCGCGCCTATTGGCACGACGCGGGGCTGCCGAGCGTCGGCTTCCGCCCCTACATTGTCTATGGGCCGGGACGCGAGACGGGGCTGACCGCCGGCCCGTCGCTCGCCTGCCTGGCGGCGGCGCGCGGCGAGGCCTACGACATTCCCTATTCTGGGGCCGCGGGGCTCGTCCATGTCGACGACGTGGCGGCCGCCTATGAAGCGGCCCTCGATCGCACGCCCGATGGTGCGCATGTGTTCAATCTCGTGGGCGAGGTCGCGTCGAACGAGGCGGTCGTGGCCGCGATCCGCGCCGTCGTCCCCGATGCGGCGATCGGCATCCGCGGGCCGGTGCTGCCGTTCGCGTCCGACGTCGAGGAGGGCGAGCTTCGGCAGGTGCTGGGCGACCTGCCGCAGATGAGCCTTCGCGAGGGCATCCGGCGCACGGTGGAATATTACCAGCAGAGGGCGCGCTGA
- a CDS encoding sugar phosphate isomerase/epimerase family protein, translated as MTIAVLGAHTFGFVWQAAPEEAIDRIGAAGFRQVQLMATPPHFDPWVSDAARTRRLRTILERHGLTLLALDLASSDINLASPAKDVVDFAVDAYVRTIDRAAELGARGICVGSGRRHALLARANLQLMEVFRPAFARIHAAAERCRLDVMLENHPQGLLADAATIDRFLHDEGYGSVQVIYDVANAFAIGEDPVAGLDRLWPRLGVIHLSDSPKGQWRHDPIGSGEIDFTAIANLLGQRGYTGAVVLEILSEAPMQGLIDGVAALKAAGLPYAGVIG; from the coding sequence ATGACCATCGCCGTGCTGGGGGCCCATACGTTCGGTTTCGTCTGGCAGGCGGCGCCGGAAGAGGCGATCGACCGGATCGGCGCTGCCGGCTTCCGCCAGGTGCAGCTCATGGCGACGCCCCCGCACTTCGATCCTTGGGTGTCGGATGCCGCCCGCACGCGGCGGCTTCGCACCATCCTCGAGCGCCACGGCCTCACGCTGCTGGCGCTCGACCTCGCCAGCAGCGACATCAACCTGGCGAGTCCGGCCAAGGATGTGGTCGATTTCGCGGTCGACGCCTATGTCCGAACCATCGATCGCGCGGCGGAGCTCGGCGCGCGCGGGATCTGCGTCGGCTCCGGGCGGCGCCATGCGCTGCTCGCCCGGGCCAATCTACAGCTGATGGAGGTGTTTCGCCCCGCCTTCGCCCGGATCCACGCGGCGGCCGAGCGGTGCCGCCTCGACGTCATGCTGGAAAACCATCCGCAGGGCCTGCTGGCCGATGCCGCGACGATCGACCGGTTCCTCCATGACGAGGGCTACGGTTCGGTTCAGGTGATCTATGACGTGGCCAATGCCTTCGCCATCGGCGAAGACCCGGTCGCGGGGCTTGATCGGCTGTGGCCGCGTCTCGGCGTGATCCACCTATCGGACAGTCCCAAGGGGCAATGGCGCCATGATCCGATCGGTTCGGGCGAGATCGATTTCACGGCGATCGCAAACCTGCTCGGCCAGCGCGGCTACACGGGCGCTGTCGTGCTCGAGATCCTGTCCGAGGCGCCGATGCAGGGGCTGATCGACGGGGTCGCCGCCCTCAAGGCCGCGGGGCTGCCTTATGCGGGCGTCATCGGCTGA
- a CDS encoding LysR substrate-binding domain-containing protein, which yields MRYPDLEIDLLRAFVAVAEAGGFTAASDIVGRSQSAVSQKIIRLEDLLGHRLFERTSRSLRLTRDGEQLLVTARRMLELNDMAVRSMLAPAAVGTLRLGISEDFVPRQLPGLLARFRRLYPGVHLELMTGLSCDLLTAYDGGALDVVIAKKDGAAQRGRVVWREPLVWLAATGCAVDFNEPAQLVLLTPPCTYRDLMIQTLDSVHQPWVASCTASSLMGIQAAVAGGLGITILGRSFVQEGLQILEVPSHWPTLPMTEIVLIGEETAEADLVRPLIAFLMESLAGTRAAFAA from the coding sequence ATGCGGTATCCGGACCTCGAGATCGACCTGCTGCGCGCCTTCGTCGCCGTGGCCGAAGCCGGCGGCTTCACGGCGGCGTCCGACATCGTCGGGCGGTCGCAGTCGGCGGTCAGCCAGAAGATCATCCGGCTCGAAGACCTGCTGGGCCACCGCCTGTTCGAGCGCACGAGCCGGTCGCTGCGCCTGACGCGCGACGGCGAGCAGCTGCTGGTGACGGCTCGGCGGATGCTCGAGCTCAATGACATGGCGGTGCGCAGCATGCTGGCGCCTGCTGCGGTCGGCACGCTGCGCCTCGGCATCTCCGAGGATTTCGTGCCGCGGCAACTGCCGGGCCTGCTGGCACGGTTTCGCCGGCTCTATCCCGGCGTGCATCTGGAGCTGATGACGGGCCTGAGCTGCGACCTGCTCACCGCCTATGACGGCGGCGCGCTCGACGTGGTGATCGCCAAGAAGGACGGCGCCGCCCAGCGCGGCCGGGTCGTCTGGCGCGAGCCCTTGGTCTGGCTCGCGGCGACCGGGTGCGCGGTGGATTTCAATGAACCCGCCCAACTGGTCCTGCTGACGCCGCCCTGCACCTATCGCGACCTCATGATCCAGACGCTCGATTCCGTGCATCAGCCCTGGGTCGCGTCCTGCACGGCCAGCAGCCTGATGGGGATTCAAGCCGCCGTCGCTGGCGGCCTCGGCATCACCATCCTTGGCCGGTCCTTCGTGCAGGAGGGGCTGCAGATCCTCGAGGTGCCCAGCCATTGGCCGACGCTGCCGATGACCGAGATCGTGCTGATCGGCGAGGAGACGGCCGAGGCCGACCTGGTGCGGCCGCTCATCGCCTTCCTCATGGAAAGCCTGGCCGGCACGAGGGCAGCGTTCGCCGCGTGA
- a CDS encoding NAD(P)/FAD-dependent oxidoreductase gives MTEVSAKLQRAEGQDDIERPEIPAAAATTVNKPRIVIVGGGAGGLELARRLGARYGRRSHDVVLVERNRTHVWKPLLHEIATGSLDANLDEVSYRSHGHRWGYRFCHGSLESIEREARTITIAPLLDDDGTELIGRHTIAYDYLVIAVGSITNDFGTPGVREHCIFLDDQAAADRFRDRLLNHCLRVSRAMSAGAEAEAYVRIGIVGGGATGVELAAELYNAAHALRDEGLEAFDETRLKVVLLEAGPRLLPALPEGLAAAAQAELEKLGVRVLVGRAVTAVSEAAIIASAEQIPCDLMVWAAGVRGADLLQGVGGLETSPSRQLLVRPTLQTTLDDRIFALGDCCFYKMPGSERPVPPRAQSAHQMAATVARNLDRMIANQPLVPFVYRDHGSLVSLSRFSTVGSLMGNLVGGRLAVEGRIARLVYLSLYRMHLLAVHGWVKGLALIAIGHVNRILRPKLKLH, from the coding sequence ATGACCGAGGTCAGCGCGAAGCTTCAACGGGCCGAAGGGCAGGACGACATCGAGCGGCCGGAAATTCCCGCCGCCGCGGCCACGACGGTAAACAAGCCGCGGATCGTGATCGTCGGCGGTGGCGCCGGCGGCCTCGAGCTCGCGCGGCGCCTTGGCGCGCGCTACGGCCGGCGATCGCATGACGTCGTCCTCGTCGAACGCAATCGGACGCATGTCTGGAAGCCGCTGCTGCATGAGATCGCCACGGGCTCGCTCGATGCGAATCTCGATGAAGTCAGCTATCGGAGCCACGGCCACCGCTGGGGCTATCGCTTCTGCCACGGCAGCTTGGAAAGTATCGAGCGTGAGGCCCGGACGATAACGATTGCGCCGCTGCTGGATGACGACGGCACGGAGCTGATCGGCCGCCACACGATCGCCTACGACTACCTGGTGATCGCGGTCGGCTCGATCACGAACGATTTCGGCACGCCGGGGGTTCGCGAGCATTGCATCTTCCTCGACGATCAGGCGGCCGCCGACCGCTTCCGCGACAGGCTGCTCAATCATTGCCTGCGCGTGTCGCGGGCCATGAGCGCCGGTGCTGAGGCTGAGGCCTATGTCAGGATCGGCATCGTCGGCGGCGGCGCGACCGGCGTCGAACTCGCGGCGGAACTCTACAACGCCGCGCACGCGCTCCGTGACGAGGGGCTCGAAGCCTTCGACGAGACGCGGCTCAAGGTCGTGCTGCTGGAGGCCGGCCCGCGCCTGCTGCCGGCGCTGCCCGAGGGGCTTGCGGCCGCGGCGCAGGCGGAGCTCGAGAAGCTCGGCGTCAGGGTCCTGGTCGGCCGCGCGGTCACCGCTGTCTCGGAAGCGGCGATCATCGCATCGGCCGAGCAGATTCCGTGCGACCTCATGGTGTGGGCTGCAGGGGTGCGCGGGGCCGACCTGCTTCAGGGTGTGGGCGGCCTCGAGACGAGCCCGTCGCGGCAGCTCCTTGTCCGGCCGACCCTGCAGACCACGCTGGACGACCGCATCTTCGCGCTTGGCGATTGCTGCTTCTACAAGATGCCCGGCAGCGAACGCCCGGTGCCGCCTCGGGCGCAGTCAGCGCATCAGATGGCGGCGACCGTCGCCCGCAACCTGGACCGGATGATCGCCAACCAGCCGCTGGTGCCCTTCGTTTATCGCGACCACGGCTCGCTCGTCTCCTTGAGCCGCTTTTCCACGGTCGGCAGTCTGATGGGCAATCTCGTCGGCGGCCGCCTTGCGGTCGAGGGACGGATTGCAAGGCTGGTCTATCTGTCGCTGTACCGGATGCATCTCCTGGCCGTCCACGGCTGGGTCAAGGGGCTGGCGCTCATCGCAATCGGCCATGTCAACCGGATCCTCCGGCCGAAACTGAAGCTGCACTGA
- a CDS encoding pirin family protein, protein MTIAVGNIVEATGALTFSPVTTGEPFAIGPGFTALQFRHDQFAARAMSPFVMVDHFHMSEPTFDVHPHAGMSAVTLMFEDTEGTMASRDSVGHNAVFGAGDLHWTLAGRGILHTQVPVERTARLHALQIFVNLPARLKDLPPTSFHVRAGDMPEIRGTGFRLRVVAGELAGRKSPAMTPEPILMLDGVLDASADRVAIPLPANWNAWVYLVDGATSIDGVGDLAAGQVVCASAAGEAGPLACKTTSRAHFVVLAGPRIDEPVIQRGPFVFDSEASLARALADLHNGRFGQVADAR, encoded by the coding sequence ATGACGATCGCAGTTGGGAATATCGTCGAGGCAACGGGCGCGTTGACATTCTCGCCGGTGACGACCGGGGAGCCGTTTGCCATCGGCCCGGGCTTTACCGCCCTGCAGTTCCGCCACGACCAGTTTGCGGCGCGGGCGATGTCGCCGTTCGTCATGGTCGATCATTTTCATATGTCGGAGCCGACCTTCGACGTGCATCCGCACGCCGGCATGTCGGCCGTGACCCTGATGTTCGAGGATACCGAGGGCACCATGGCGAGCCGGGATTCCGTCGGCCACAACGCGGTGTTCGGCGCCGGCGACTTGCATTGGACGCTCGCCGGTCGCGGCATCCTGCATACCCAGGTGCCGGTCGAGCGAACGGCCCGTCTCCACGCGCTGCAGATTTTCGTGAATCTGCCGGCGCGCCTGAAGGATCTGCCCCCAACCTCGTTTCATGTGCGGGCCGGCGATATGCCGGAGATCCGCGGCACCGGATTTCGGCTGCGCGTCGTCGCCGGCGAGCTGGCCGGCCGGAAATCCCCGGCGATGACGCCTGAGCCGATCCTGATGCTCGACGGGGTGCTCGACGCCTCGGCGGATAGGGTGGCGATCCCGCTGCCGGCAAATTGGAACGCCTGGGTATATCTCGTCGACGGGGCCACAAGCATCGACGGCGTGGGCGATCTCGCGGCCGGCCAGGTGGTCTGCGCCAGTGCTGCAGGCGAGGCGGGCCCGCTCGCCTGCAAGACCACCTCGCGCGCCCATTTCGTCGTGCTGGCCGGTCCGCGGATCGACGAACCGGTGATCCAGCGCGGCCCCTTCGTCTTCGACAGCGAGGCGTCGCTGGCACGGGCCCTCGCGGACCTGCACAACGGCCGATTTGGGCAGGTCGCGGACGCGCGCTAG
- a CDS encoding amidohydrolase family protein, which yields MAQRSPIVDVHHHALLPDLTGGIDLGTVDIPPWSIDDSVAFMDKTGIDVAVLSLSSPGIPYADPARARDAARCINETFAAYVARYPSRFAAFATLPLPDIDGSLRELEHALGVLRLDGVGVMSNYGPYFGTPFYDPLLDALNRTAAPVHIHPRPPVLTREQDFGLPPSLYEFTFETTRVAVQVAYNNVFGRFPNLKLILSHAGGTVPFLAKRLTYGPQIVAELKGKAPIDTIAELGKFYFDVAMVSGRFTLPALNALVAPDRILYGSDFPYMPVADILEAKDDVFDFTGYSGEDVRKIASENALRLLPRVARQLNKR from the coding sequence ATGGCGCAGCGCAGTCCCATCGTCGACGTTCACCACCACGCGTTGCTGCCGGATCTCACCGGCGGCATCGATCTCGGAACGGTCGACATTCCCCCTTGGTCGATCGACGACAGTGTCGCGTTCATGGACAAGACCGGCATCGACGTTGCGGTCCTGTCGCTGAGCTCGCCCGGCATCCCCTATGCGGATCCGGCCAGGGCGCGCGATGCGGCCCGCTGCATCAACGAAACCTTCGCCGCCTACGTGGCGCGCTACCCGAGCCGGTTCGCGGCCTTTGCGACCTTGCCGCTGCCCGACATCGACGGATCGTTGCGCGAACTCGAGCATGCGCTGGGCGTGCTGCGCCTGGACGGCGTCGGCGTCATGTCGAACTACGGGCCGTATTTCGGCACGCCCTTCTACGATCCGCTGCTGGACGCGCTCAATCGCACGGCGGCACCGGTGCACATCCATCCGCGTCCCCCGGTTTTGACGCGAGAGCAGGATTTCGGCCTGCCGCCCTCGCTCTATGAATTCACGTTTGAGACGACGCGGGTCGCCGTGCAGGTTGCCTACAACAACGTGTTCGGGCGCTTTCCCAACCTGAAGCTTATCCTGTCGCACGCCGGCGGCACCGTGCCGTTCCTGGCGAAGCGCCTGACCTACGGGCCGCAGATCGTGGCCGAGCTCAAGGGCAAGGCGCCCATCGACACGATCGCTGAACTCGGCAAATTCTACTTCGACGTCGCCATGGTCAGCGGCCGCTTCACGCTGCCGGCGCTCAATGCCCTGGTGGCACCGGACCGCATCCTCTACGGCAGCGATTTTCCCTACATGCCGGTCGCCGACATCCTGGAGGCGAAGGACGACGTCTTCGACTTCACCGGCTACAGCGGCGAGGACGTGCGGAAGATCGCATCCGAGAACGCACTGCGGCTGCTGCCGCGCGTCGCCCGCCAATTGAACAAGCGCTGA
- a CDS encoding VOC family protein, protein MSETLLIRGYHHVTLCVGSAQEDYDFHVKVLGLRLIKKTVLLDGAEPFYHLYYGNELGEEGSLVTTFPMPWRNTGSRGSGQVRVLSLGVPDGSLAFWQRRLEGFGYKTATAERLGAKRVGFTHPCGIEYEFVEAGHDTKGAWTGGGVPAEVAIQGIRSVAVSARDLPQFDAFLVDALGFASEGRDGRDARFAIGHGRKARVLEVLHEPDRPQGSWTYACGTVHHIAFDLPDGQVQQGLKAHLEGLGYVDVSEIKDRNYFNSIYVRTPSGALFEAAVTQERGWLKDETWETLGRELQLPAWLESRKGEMVAKLEPIRD, encoded by the coding sequence ATGTCCGAGACCTTGCTCATCCGCGGCTATCACCACGTGACACTCTGTGTCGGCTCGGCCCAGGAGGACTATGACTTCCACGTCAAGGTCCTGGGCCTCAGGCTGATCAAGAAGACCGTGCTGCTCGACGGTGCCGAGCCGTTCTATCACCTCTATTACGGCAACGAGTTGGGCGAGGAAGGCTCGCTGGTGACGACCTTCCCGATGCCGTGGCGCAACACCGGCAGCCGCGGCTCGGGCCAGGTGCGCGTGCTCAGCCTCGGTGTGCCGGACGGCAGCTTGGCCTTCTGGCAGCGGCGCCTCGAAGGCTTCGGCTACAAGACCGCGACGGCCGAGCGGCTCGGCGCCAAGCGGGTGGGTTTCACCCACCCCTGCGGCATCGAGTACGAGTTCGTCGAGGCAGGCCACGACACCAAGGGCGCCTGGACGGGCGGCGGCGTGCCTGCCGAGGTCGCGATCCAGGGCATCCGCTCGGTCGCCGTGTCGGCGCGTGACCTGCCGCAGTTCGACGCGTTCCTCGTCGATGCGCTGGGCTTCGCCAGCGAGGGGCGGGATGGCCGGGACGCGCGGTTCGCCATCGGCCACGGCCGGAAGGCGCGCGTGCTCGAAGTGCTCCACGAGCCGGATCGGCCGCAGGGCAGCTGGACCTATGCCTGCGGCACCGTGCACCATATCGCGTTCGATCTGCCGGACGGCCAGGTGCAGCAGGGGCTGAAGGCGCACCTCGAGGGGCTCGGCTACGTCGACGTGTCCGAGATCAAGGATCGGAACTACTTCAACTCGATCTATGTCCGGACGCCGTCGGGCGCGCTGTTCGAGGCGGCAGTGACCCAGGAACGCGGCTGGCTCAAGGACGAGACCTGGGAGACGCTCGGCCGGGAGCTGCAGCTGCCGGCCTGGCTCGAAAGCCGCAAGGGCGAGATGGTGGCGAAGCTCGAGCCGATCCGCGACTAG